Genomic window (Salvelinus alpinus chromosome 26, SLU_Salpinus.1, whole genome shotgun sequence):
aagtgttatgtttgggggaaatccaatacaacacattactgagtaccagttTCCATATTTGCAAGCATAGGggtggctgcgtcatgttatctgtatgcttgtaatcgttaaggactgggagatgaattctccTTTCAGCATGGCAATAACCTAGATCACAAGGccacatctacactggagttgcttaccaagaagacaatgaaagatcctgagtggccgagttatagTTGTGACTTACACTAGTGAGTGCAAACATTTTCAGACTGGTCCCACAtgtgaatcaaacccacaaccctggtgctgcaagcaccatgttctaccaactgaccTGCATGGgacctcacagctgtaatcactgtcaaaggtgcttcaacaaagtattgactcaggggtgtgaatacttatgtaaatgagatatttctgaatttgaaaacattttaaaaaaactgtttttgctttgtcattatggggtactgtgtgtagattaatgaggataaacatgtatttaatcaattttagaataaggctgtaatgtaataaaatgtgggaaaagtcaagaggtctgaatactttcagaattttGTAGAATACCAATTATAAATACCTTAAGAGCTTAGTTCAACTATAACCCATcataacctaaaacataaggtTGTATTAATTCATAGTTTGTTGATAACCATGTATAGCTTAAATATTGCCCTTGCTTCTTGCCACACGCAGATAATACTGTTGCGCCATCTATAAATATGAGAGTGGTTATATTTCtcaagccccatccctcagctttatgGCAAACCCAGTGGTGAGGCTGCCTTTTTGTTGTTtatcaaatacattttgaaattaaTCTTATGATGGATATTTTCATAACAATACATCCCTCGAAATGATCAAACAAGTCTGGCTTTGATATGTGACACCCTTTCATTTAATCAGATGAGCAATGTCCCTTTAGGCATgaaaaataatatgcatatctccTTTTCTTGCAGGAAATGGAGGACAATCAATAAATGTACATGTACATTAACTTCTCATCGGACCAACCAGGAATGACCTGACCTTTTACCATTGTAAACGCTTCTTCTTGACAGCTTCTTCTACACAGCCATAATTCAGAATTTTCTCAACTGTTCTTTTGGGTGGGTTTCTCCTGGCCACATCCAAAATGTCTGAGGCTGACTTCCAGAGAATTGAGCGGTTTTACCAGATCCTGAACAAGGACCCGTCCTGCAACCATTCCCACCTGACCTTCCATAACACCAGCATGGTATACGATCTGGACTTCCCTGGCGATGGCTCCCACTGGCTGCGCGCCATCATCTCCGTGGTGTACTGTGCCGTGGCCACCGGCGGACTGCTGGGCAATCTCCTCGTGCTGTACCTTCTCTGCTCCACCCGGACCATCGTCAAGAGTGCCATCAACTTCTTTGTGTTCAACCTGGCCCTGGCTGACTTGCTACTCTCCCTGGCTCTGCCGTTCTGGGCAGTAGACATCACCCTGGACTACAACTGGCCTTTTGGTTTGGCCATGTGCAAGGCCGTGTCCCTCCTGACGGGCCTCAACGTCTACGCCAGTTGCTTCTTCCTGATGGCCATGAGCTTGACCCGCTACTGTTCAGTGGCTACTGCACTCAAGCCCGCTGCACCACTCGGTCACAAGCTTTGTGATTCCCGGGTAACTACCGCACTTATATGGGCCGGGGCACTGGTGGCTGCTGCACCGCGTGCCGTGTTCGCCGATCTCAACAGAGTAGGCATGGCCAATGACACTGCATGTCTGCTCCGCTTCCCTAAAGGTACAAATTGGCTGGCTGTCAACCAACTCCTGAGGCTTCTGTTTGGCTTCCTGTTGCCCTACTTCATCATGATCCTCTCCTACCTGCTCCTGCTGCGCTTCCTCTGCCGGCACAAGCTGAATGGTGTCAACCCACGGCGACAGGCACATGTCTCCAAGTCCGTGGCAGTTGTGGTGCTCTCCTTCTGCACCTGCTGGTTCCCGTATAACGTGCTAACTCTCTGGAGCGCGCTGATCCAACTGGATCTAACAGAAATCAGTCCCTCCTACTACTTTGTCCAGACCTACCTCTTCCCCTTGGCCAACTGTCTGGCCTTCACCAGTAGCTGCCTCAACCCTGTCATCTACTGCCTCATTCGCAGGGAGTACCGCAAGGCCCTGCGCACCCTGGTCTTGAAGTCAAGTCTAGCAATCGCTTCCAAAGCCTGCCTCTCGGCAGTCAACTCCAATGAGGGCCAGAACCGCGAAGGGCAGCTGGGCATCCCGCTCAACAATATGGAAAGCCACACGGCCCAGTCTTACACCAAGAGGTCAGCACTGCCCTCTACCACTCTATCGCTGGGTCCCAGTCCCAAGGGCCTCTGTCCGCTCAATGTCCTCACCTGAGGAGGATATCGCTGAACCTCAGATATAGATTAATTAAAGCTTCAATTCAATTTTGTTGGGGTTTTCGCATGGGTATGACAAACCTTTTTTTCCTTTACCAAAAACACAAAGTTGTATCTATATTATGAGACTAAAGCCTTGTTGCCTTTTGCATGAACACGACAAGGGTGTGAATTTTTGTGAACATCATCAGGACATTCCTTCTTATTGGCATTAAAATTATGcattgtgtttttttctgtaGTTTCTGGGATAATTTCTTAAATTAAACGTAATTATTGCAAGGTAAAgcaaatcaaatttcaaatcaaattaggAAACAAGTTAATTAACAACATGTTATTGCATCTTATTTTGTGATTTAATTATTGAGACAAATTCTTTAGGTATTCTTCAGCCCCAAAAAACTGAaactacactatatacactgctcaaaaaaataaagggaacactaaaataacacatcctagatctgaattaatgaaatattcttattaaatacttttttctttacatagttgaatgtgctgacaacaaaatcacacaaaaatgatcaatggaaatcaaatgtatcatcccatggaggtctggatttggagtcacactcaaaattaaagtggaaaagcacactacaggctgatccaactttgatgtaatgtccttaaaacaagtcaaaatgaggctcagtagtgtgtgtggcctccacgtgcctgtatgacctccctacaacgcctgggcatgctcctgatgaggtggcggatggtctcctgagggatctcctcccagaccttgactaaagcatccgccaactcctggacagtctgtggtgcaacttggcgttggtggatggagcgagacatgatgtcccagatgtgctcaattgtattcaggtctggggaatgggcgggccagtccatagcatcaatgccttcctcttgcaggaactgctgacacactccagccacatgaggtctagaattgtcttgcattaggaggaacccagggccaaccgcaccagcatatggtctcacaaggggtctgaggatctcatctcggtacctaatggcagtcaggctacctctggcgagcacatggagggctgtgcggccccccaaagaaatgccaccccacaccatgactgacacaccgccaaaccggtcatgctggaggatgttgcaggcagcagaacgttctccacggcgtctccagactctgtcacgtctgtcacgtgctcagtgtgaacctgccttcatctgtgaagagcacagtggcgaatttgccaatcttggtgttctctggcaaatgccaaacgtcctgcacggtgttgggctgtaagcacaacccccacctgtggacgtcgggccctcataccaccctcatggagtctgtttctgaccgtttgagcagacacatgcacatttgtggcctgctggaggtcattttgcagggctctggcagtgctccccctgctcctctttgcaaaaaggcggaggtagcggtcctgctgctgggttgttgccctcctacggcctcctccacgtctcctgatgtactggcctgtctcctggtagcgcctccatgctctggacactacgctgacagacacagcaaaccttcttgccacagctcgcattgatgtgccatcctggatgagctgcactacctgagccacttgtgtgggttgtagactccgtctcatgctaccactagagtgaaagcaccgccagcattcaaaagtgaccaaaacatcagccaggaagcataggaactgagaagtggtctgtggtcaccacctgcagaaccactcctttattgggggtgtcttgctaattgcctataatttccacctgttgtctattccatttgcacaacagcatgtgaaatttattgtcaatcagtgttgcttcctaagtggacagtttgatttcacagaagtgtgattgacttggagttacattgtgttgtttaagtgttccctttattcttttgagcagtgtatataaaagtatgtgaacaccccttcaaattagtggattcggctatttcagccacacctgttacgGACAGCTGTATAAAAATCGAGCacccagccatgcaatctccatagacaaacattggctgtagaatggccttactgaagagctcagtgacttttaacgtggcacgtcataggatgccacctttccaacaagtcagtttgtcaaatttctgccctgctagagctgccccggtcaactgtaagtgatattattgtgaagtggaaacgtctaggagcaacaccggctcagccgcaaagtggttggccacacaagctcacagaatggaacAGCCAAGTGCTGAAACGCATAGCGTGTACAAATTGTCTaacctcagttgcaacactcactacagagttccaaactgcctctggaagcaacatcagtacaataactgttcgtcatgagcttcatgaaatgggtttccatggccgagcagccgcaccaaagcctaagatcaccatgtgcaatgccaagcgtcagcaccattcgactctggagcagtggaaatgcgttctctagcgatgaatcacacttcaccatttgGCAATCCGAccgacgaatctgggtttggtggatgccaggagaacgctacctgaccgaatgcttagtgccaactgtaaagtttggtggaggaggaataatagtctcgggctgtttttcatggttcgggctaggccccttacttccagtgaaggtaaatcttaacactacagcgtACAATGATAACTTTGTGGCACCAGTtcgggggaaggccctttcctgttccagcatgacaaagcccctgtgcacaaagcgaggtccatacagaagtggtttgtcgagattgatgtggaagaacttgactggcttgcacagagccctgacctcaaacccatcgaggacctttgggatgaattggaacactgactacgagccaggcctaatcgcccaacatcagtgctcgacctcactaatactcttgtgactgaatggaagcaagtcccctcagcaatgttctaacatctagtagaaagccttcctagaagagtggaggctgtcatagcagcaaagtgggcaccaacttcatattaatgcccatgattttggaatgagatgttcgatgagcaggtgtacTCATACAATGTTTTTGATGATCTTTATTGCAAATGACCCATGTCTCTCAGCCCAAGAGGTGCAAGCTCTTTGTCCTGTTAGAGGAGCATGGTCAGGCAATCGAAGGGTTGGCAGTTAAAACCATGTGTGGGCCACTTCCTTTAATGCTGTATATTGATATTGTTGGGGTACCGTTTTTTGTTGCATTTTTAAGACTTCTTTGCTAGATCTATATGACTGGTATTTTGAGTCAACAGTTGATTGCTCCTTAGGAATTAGCAAAGACTTTGATTTCTGGTTAAAAAGATGGGAAAAGGGTCATAGACTACATTTACAAGAAAAAGTGGGACAagaaacacaataatgttgaagtaaaaacccctgccaactaatattaaCACTTATATTTGGTTTTGGATAAATTATTTACCTTCtttaagtttaagaaacattgccttgtgccttgtaatTCCTTTACCAAAATCCCACAtctctttaagatattttctaatttctctccctcatgaggagggaggataatgaacgTTCACAGaggtaacaagtaaaggtagacctaccaatttgTTATActgtttttactgatatcaagtttgtttatgaattattaagtgattcaAATTCGTAATTCAGGCACCAAATCAGTAACAGAATTACAGAAAAATCAGTAATGGAATTACTGCAATTGAATTacctacaatgggaaatcatagtactcacaaaccacagttgggtcacctgctactgtccacccttccactggcataattgtatgttcagctcataactgttttttctctctttctgttgtcTGGTGGTCAATGCAAGACTGTGAAAACAGTCTGGgcaacccctccctctaactctaactctccctctaactctaactctccctctctatctctcttccactctctctttctcttctatcTCCACTTAATGTCACctctctctgtcacgccctgatctgtttcacctgttcctgtgattatctccaccccctccaggtgtcgcttattttcctcagtgtatgtatccctgtgtttcctgtctctctgtgccagttcgtcttgtatgtttagtcaagtcaagcAGTGTGTCTATCCCGtactccttttctattctctttttatagtcctcccggttctgacccctgcttgactctggactactttcctgcctgcctgttcatcctgcctgccctgaccttgattctgcctgcccttcggtacctattggactctgatctggttttgacctttttgcctgtccacgaccattctcttgcctacccctttggattaataaacattgtaagactccaaccatctgcctcctgtgtctgcatctgggtctcgccttgtgccttgatactcTCGGCACTTATTGACGCCTGCCATGacacctaccacctaccctcTTTCCACTTACTGTAAGaagcatcctcacccactgagcaccgaccGACACCGGATGTCCATGGACGTTGAAAGCGAGTTGAAATTTGATCAGTCCGCCCTGGCCGGACCAAATCTTAACCAATCATAGgcatctatgtttcacaagtttggacatcacagtgcagtacagtagagcatAGTAGAGcccagtacagtaaagaaaattagagtagaatagagtagagtttactgcagtacagtacagtacagtagagcacaccagagtagagtacagtataatgtactgtattgtactgtactctactatgctctactgtgctgtactgtgatgtccaaatTTGTGAAACATAGACTTCTTTGAATGTTTCGGATTTGGTCTGGTCCGGACAAACCAaatgtggtcttgtttgggggcggagctctttacaataatagccagtgtgtagaacaatacccaaatatgcaaaataagaatatgcatatttctaccttagtgtacctattcaggatacatcatcatgaagagaatgatattcatctccataattatgcatttatattccgaacaaaaatataaatgcaacatgtggagtgttggtcccatgtttcatgagttgaaataagagctagattagggcctaatccatagattagggcctaatttatttatttcaattgactgatttccttctataaactgtaagtcagtaaaatctttgaaattgttgcatgttgcgtatttatgttcagtatagtacagatcagggacacAGGATGTAATTCCATTACCGTAATTGTGTTACcggatgtaaatccacttcacttactgtagttaaaTAACCGAAATATATAGATTTTTAACTCAAAGTGTCATGCCATAGCTGACACcgcattctttctgcagacatctttgaatcttaatttggTGCAGATATTTAACAAagtttttggaaaacgtggtcgcataagtaaatgtaaatgtgtttttgtgaaatGTTCTTTGTAAATTGTTCAAAGGAGACCTTCTGCATAGAGTTTTAAGGTTTGTTAAACTttaaaatcaatggtttttgtttggcatatatTTTAAAGCATAAGTCCATTACCGTTGCATTGCCCTCTAGCATTATTTCTAATCATCCTAATGTGTATGTCCTCATCATGGACAAGTGTATTAAAATTATCCTGCATCTGGTGGTCTCCACAagaggtaaaaataaataacagggACAAACATTGTTGGCAAGAAACTGTTTTTAGTGACATATTTCAAATATACTCAAAGATGATTGAGATATAACTTACAAATAAAACTGTTGGGAACCAGTTGTACAACAGAATGTACTCAATGAACCACTTCAGATGAGCTGAATTAACCAGTGGCATGTCTCCAAGTTACAGATGCAAGATACAATTATGTTGTACAAATGCCTGTGTTGTCTGTTTGCTATTCCTAATAGAAGAAATATAACCTATGTTTTGGTTGTGAAGGCTATGCAACCCACCAGGtgcagacgtcaattcaacgtctattccacgttggttcaatgtaatttcattgaaattacgtggaaacaacattgattcaaccagtgtgtgaccAGTGAGCTTCAAATGATTGTTTTGCTTTAGCAAGTTTAACGTCATTGTATTGGGATATCTTCTCACATTTCAAGTAGTTGTTGAtaattatacaatgggtgggtcttatcctgaatgctgattggttaaaactgcattccagctGGTGTCTCTTCCACAAGTTGATGCTAAATCTATGACgataaaatgcctatttactattttccatctgactgcgcaatccactgtctcatcagcccagccaggcaatgtaTACACtttatctccactataaaaagcatttagacattatctcacatttcttttaaactaacatttagttttaaaCTAAATTGTAATAACCTTGTCTGTTCCGACATTTGTaaaattgtttcaatattcaatatatccagctgtcccatagtaatgaatgtgtcaggagtcgggatgagacagacagacaggcaacttttctcagccagttgaaatcatGACTAGGAAttttttttatggatatatacaaagaactatcaatagaaaacaggtaaaaTTAACTGTAGCTattttgcagtctttccagcttcagtttgaaattattgtgttagctgtgttgttggctagctctcGAAAAACAGTTTCTTGATGAGAGAGCACATATTTTATGCCAGGTGGAATTGCGCATGATTAGTTAATTGTTATGGACGtaccaaataaatgtcactagaaaacagcttaaacaaatgcaaatacaGCTActctgttgttattctggctgcactgttggacgtgactgtaaattagccgtagtttgctagctagcaagcaaaggataagaacgttgccagccagtatggcaatggtatatttagaacgaacgactgggtcacgtccgtagatacagaacaaaaagactgaacgactgtgTCGCATTTCTGGCAACCGAACCCATAGAACAGACGACCAGCCAGCTTGGCTAGCAGCCCTAtatttgtgtcgggactacatcttgtggaaggatgaaatagtatcaataaattcatcaaatatgtcaatcattatttgaatttgTT
Coding sequences:
- the LOC139554305 gene encoding relaxin-3 receptor 1-like, whose protein sequence is MSEADFQRIERFYQILNKDPSCNHSHLTFHNTSMVYDLDFPGDGSHWLRAIISVVYCAVATGGLLGNLLVLYLLCSTRTIVKSAINFFVFNLALADLLLSLALPFWAVDITLDYNWPFGLAMCKAVSLLTGLNVYASCFFLMAMSLTRYCSVATALKPAAPLGHKLCDSRVTTALIWAGALVAAAPRAVFADLNRVGMANDTACLLRFPKGTNWLAVNQLLRLLFGFLLPYFIMILSYLLLLRFLCRHKLNGVNPRRQAHVSKSVAVVVLSFCTCWFPYNVLTLWSALIQLDLTEISPSYYFVQTYLFPLANCLAFTSSCLNPVIYCLIRREYRKALRTLVLKSSLAIASKACLSAVNSNEGQNREGQLGIPLNNMESHTAQSYTKRSALPSTTLSLGPSPKGLCPLNVLT